One Siniperca chuatsi isolate FFG_IHB_CAS linkage group LG3, ASM2008510v1, whole genome shotgun sequence genomic region harbors:
- the si:dkeyp-9d4.3 gene encoding caskin-1 isoform X1, producing MGKDQELLQAVKTEDLLTAQRLLQRPRPGKAKLLGAAKRVNVNIQDADGLSPLHHAALSGNKELISLLLEAQAAVDIKDHKGMRPLHYAAWQGKTEPMKMLLKAGSSVNGQSDEGQIPLHLSAQHGHYDGSEMLLQHQSNPCISDSAGKTPLDLACEFGRVGVVQLLLSSNMCAAMLEPKPSDPNGVSPLHLAAKNGHIDVIRLLIQAGIDINRQSESGTALHQAALCGKTEVVRLLLDSGISAGVRNTLSQTALDIVNQFTTTQASREIKQLLRDASAAMQVRALKDYCNNYDLTSLNIKAGDIITVLEQHSDGRWKGCIHDNRTGNDRVGYFPSNMVEVIKRAGYSPSQQCHTLLLRRPNPCPIASVNGHSYPPSKVLPLHLPPPPPPHPNTQSLPRFSSFGYVPLPISPPSLSTPPLSTPPPPPPPPPPLSTSQEQQSQTGSRTAEPSPQGSPTLGQQSSTSEDIWVLRKPLAVGERSGSVGSIGSVRSSSSLQSSGNTHVLTTPAPSPHPATTPGVNTHGLNAPGLHAQAEGVKLLATVLSQSVKAKEHLLEQSQSVEQSASSSSCIVHEQRSFERKAEEDDGKKQAVVAWLGEFQLQFYTTHFLTAGYDLDTISRMTPEDLTAIGVMKPGHRKKLTSEISKLPSTDWLPNHKPANLADWLSHLGLSQYYQVLVQNGYENIDFISDISLEDLQEIGITKLGHQKKLMLGVKRLKELQRGESISEPPQSPSTPPSSPGGSTGSEPRRQVKKQRDGAPSPLAKPRPGLAHSQTPPHTPPQTPPHARTQQASPRARPRPSTQMAPADSSVPLLRLPSEEEERRRTHSLIGSESDSRYATVCRSSSTHTAAPNDVTVNRSQSSVTLRPRRKGRPPTPPKRSCSSITGVDGEGEGQVEGLLGLPTYRERRASDCGSLGSALRSQDSAGLERSEGASGSVRSLAAMLETSIVGGAKTLPRNLGGSTNYLQVSPPTLRRQAGAGGLGSEDEDVLSRRRTISGLEGLPSDQTDLLPRQPAQQRPEPRPRSTVVSSASEITDGTATLRRKPRLLPTDSETPASVTTTVVTMTTGSDTIRRRPRTSEHTESVIESNNQSDSPSSQTDSSRKNGGEPQQNGGVVLRRRPVSEVSDRMETNRESCEWMEARKSLKPPVSPKPSTVTLRKTQADPPTPTRRVPIPGPENTEPAQSPVPACRGKTVIKEPKRVPPPVSPKPRGPPTAPKPGKAIVASATSPAAGSPTPAPKPSSPLSAAPLPAPDTPSAPSLSPGLSLTSPSPAQSPSTPSPHPVKPPRSSIGGLSIDLLGGRELEEEEEMRREEEERRREREHKRHKEQEEEKKRAEEENLREMEGQVEEEEQEEEVQHRLEETSASLAAAVQAVEHKIKEEDAQNDSLSNKKTTVSILDDIGSMFDDLADQLDAMLD from the exons ATGGGGAAGGACCAGGAGCTGCTCCAGGCCGTGAAGACCGAGGACTTGCTGACAGCTCAGCGGCTTCTACAGAGACCTCGGCCAGGGAAAGCCA agctCCTCGGTGCAGCAAAGCGGGTAAACGTCAACATCCAGGATGCAGATGG gtTGTCACCGCTGCACCATGCTGCTCTGAGTGGTAATAAGGAGCTGatctctctgctgctggaggccCAGGCAGCAGTGGATATTAAAGACCATAAAG ggatgCGTCCTCTACATTATGCTGCATGGCAGGGGAAGACTGAACCAATGAAAATGCTGCTGAAGGCAGGCTCGTCAGTCAACGGACAGTCAGATGAAGGACAGATCCCCCTCCACCTATCAGCTCAGCATGGACACTATGATGGg tcgGAGATGTTGCTACAACACCAGTCCAACCCGTGTATCTCAGACTCAGCTGGGAAAACGCCATTGGACCTCGCCTGTGAATTTGGACGTGTCGGA gTGGTCCAGCTCCTGCTCAGCAGTAACATGTGTGCAGCCATGCTGGAACCGAAACCCTCCGACCCCAACGGAGTGTCACCTCTGCATCTCGCTGCCAAGAACGGACACATCGATGTCATACG ATTGCTGATTCAGGCCGGTATAGATATCAACAGACAGTCGGAGTCTGGCACAGCGCTACATCAGGCAGCCCTCTGTGGGAAGACAGAGGTAGTACGCCTGCTGCTGGAT AGCGGCATCAGTGCAGGAGTGAGAAACACTCTGAGTCAAACTGCCCTGGACATTGTTAACCAGTTCACTACCAcacaggccagccgagagatcAAACAACTACTGAGAG ATGCTTCTGCTGCGATGCAGGTGCGTGCACTGAAGGATTACTGCAACAACTACGACCTTACCAGCCTCAACATCAAAGCTGGAGACATTATCACG GTTTTGGAGCAGCACTCTGATGGCCGATGGAAAGGCTGTATTCACGACAACCGCACAGGAAATGACCGTGTGGGCTACTTCCCTTCCAACATGGTGGAAGTCATCAAGCGGGCAG GTTACTCCCCCTCCCAGCAGTGCCACACCCTCCTGCTCCGCAGGCCCAACCCCTGTCCCATTGCCTCGGTCAACGGACACTCATACCCCCCCTCCAAAGTCCTCCCCCTGCAtctgcctccccctcctccccctcaccCCAACACACAGTCCCTTCCTCGGTTCTCCTCCTTTGGGTACGTTCCTCTTcccatctctcctccttctctgtctactcctcctctgtccactcctcctcctcctcctcctcctcctcctcctctctccacttCTCAGGAGCAGCAGAGTCAGACAG gttCGCGGACTGCAGAGCCGAGTCCACAAGGCTCTCCAACTCTGggacagcagagcagcaccAGTGAGGATATCTGGGTGCTACGCAAACCGCTGGCAG ttggcgAGCGCAGTGGCAGTGTGGGCAGCATCGGCAGTGTTCGGTCATCAAGCAGCTTGCAGAGCTCTGGAAACACACATGTTCTGACCACCCCTGCACCCAGTCCACACCCGGCAACCACACCAGGAGTCAACACACACGGTCTTAACGCTCCAGGCCTGCACGCACAAGCTGAAGGAGTCAAG ctCCTGGCCACCGTGCTGTCCCAGTCAGTAAAAGCCAAGGAGCATCTCTTGGAGCAGTCGCAGTCTGTTGAGCAGTCAGCAA GCTCTTCCAGTTGCATAGTTCATGAACAGCGGTCGTTTGAGCGGAAGGCAGAGGAGGATGATGGAAAA AAGCAGGCAGTAGTGGCGTGGCTTGGTGAGTTTCAGCTGCAGTTCTACACCACCCACTTCCTCACCGCGGGATATGATCTAGACACCATTAGCCGCATGACCCCTGAG GACCTGACGGCAATTGGGGTCATGAAGCCTGGACATCGAAAGAAGTTAACATCAGAGATAAGCAAGCTGCCCTCCACAGACTGGCTGCCAAACCACAAGCCT gccaATCTGGCAGACTGGCTGTCTCACCTGGGTCTTAGTCAGTACTACCAGGTTCTGGTGCAGAATGGGTATGAAAACATTGACTTCATCTCTGACATCAGCCTTGAGGATCTGCAAGAGATTGGCATTACTAAACTCG GCCATCAGAAGAAGCTGATGTTGGGAGTGAAGAGACTGAAGGAGCTACAGAGAGGAGAAAGTATCTCTGAGCCTCCTCAGAGCCCCTCTACACCTCCATCTAGCCCGGGTGGCAGCACTGGCTCGGAGCCCCGGAGACAGGTGAAGAAGCAGAGGGACGGTGCCCCCAGCCCACTGGCCAAACCTCGCCCAGGTCTCGCACATTCACAGACCCCCCCACACACTCCACCACAAACTCCCCCACATGCCCGGACCCAGCAGGCCTCCCCCAGGGCTCGGCCGCGTCCCTCCACCCAGATGGCGCCAGCAGATTCGTCAGTACCGCTGCTCCGCCTGCCcagtgaggaggaagagcgACGGAGAACTCACAGTCTAATTGGCTCAGAATCAGACTCTAGATACGCCACTGTGTGCCGCAGCAGCTCCACACATACTGCCGCCCCTAATGATGTCACTGTTAACCGCAGCCAATCATCTGTCACGCTCCGTCCCCGTCGGAAAGGTCGGCCCCCAACACCACCCAAACGGTCCTGTTCTTCCATTACTGGGGttgacggagagggagagggacagGTGGAGGGGCTACTAGGGCTGCCAACCTATCGAGAGCGGCGAGCCAGTGACTGCGGCAGCCTGGGATCAGCTTTAAGATCTCAGGACTCAGCGGGCCTGGAGAGATCAGAAGGGGCTTCTGGGAGTGTTCGCAGCCTCGCCGCTATGCTGGAAACATCCATCGTGGGTGGAGCCAAAACCCTGCCGAGGAATCTGGGAGGCAGCACCAACTACCTACAG GTGAGTCCGCCTACACTTCGTCGGCAGGCAGGCGCAGGAGGTCTTGGATCTGAGGATGAGGATGTCTTAAGTCGGCGCAGGACCATCAGTGGACTAGAAGGCCTCCCTAGTGATCAGACTGACCTGTTACCTCGGCAACCAGCCCAGCAACGTCCGGAGCCACGGCCCCGCTCCACCGTAGTCTCCTCAGCATCAGAGATCACAGACGGCACAGCGACGCTCCGAAGGAAGCCACGTCTTCTGCCAACAGACTCTGAAACACCTGCATCTGTGACTACCACTGTCGTTACCATGACAACCGGCTCTGACACCATACGCAGGAGACCACGCACGTCTGAGCATACAGAAAGTGTCATTGAAAGCAATAACCAATCAGACTCTCCCAGCAGTCAAACAGATAGTAGCCGGAAAAACGGAGGCGAACCGCAGCAGAACGGCGGCGTGGTCCTGAGGCGGAGGCCCGTGTCTGAGGTCTCTGATAGGATGGAGACCAACAGAGAGAGCTGTGAGTGGATGGAGGCTAGGAAGTCTCTGAAGCCGCCAGTCTCACCCAAACCATCCACAGTCACCCTGAGGAAGACACAAGCTGACCCCCCAACCCCGACTCGCAGGGTCCCCATACCCGGGCCTGAAAATACTGAGCCGGCACAGAGCCCTg tgccAGCATGCCGTGGAAAAACAGTGATAAAAG AGCCGAAACGTgtccctcctcctgtctcccCGAAACCTCGTGGGCCTCCAACAGCACCAAAACCAGGCAAAGCAATAGTAGCTTCAGCTACCAGCCCAGCTGCAGGCAGCCCCACCCCGGCCCCTAAACCCTCCTCTCCGCTCTCTGCCGCCCCTCTTCCAGCTCCTGACACCCCTtctgctccctccctctctccggGACTCTCTCTTACTTCCCCTTCTCCGGCCCAGAGTCCCTCCACCCCCTCTCCACACCCTGTCAAACCTCCCCGCTCCTCCATCGGCGGTCTCTCCATCGACCTGCTGGGAGGACGGGAgttggaggaggaagaggaaatgaggagagaggaagaggagaggaggagagagagggagcacaAGAGGCacaaggagcaggaggaggagaagaagagagcagaggaagagaatCTGAGAGAAATGGAGGGTCaagtagaggaagaagagcaggaggaggaggtgcagcaTCGTTTGGAGGAGACCAGTGCCTCCTTGGCTGCAGCTGTGCAGGCCGTAGAACATAAAATCAAAGAGGAGGACGCACAAAATGA
- the si:dkeyp-9d4.3 gene encoding caskin-1 isoform X7 — MGKDQELLQAVKTEDLLTAQRLLQRPRPGKAKLLGAAKRVNVNIQDADGLSPLHHAALSGNKELISLLLEAQAAVDIKDHKGMRPLHYAAWQGKTEPMKMLLKAGSSVNGQSDEGQIPLHLSAQHGHYDGSEMLLQHQSNPCISDSAGKTPLDLACEFGRVGVVQLLLSSNMCAAMLEPKPSDPNGVSPLHLAAKNGHIDVIRLLIQAGIDINRQSESGTALHQAALCGKTEVVRLLLDSGISAGVRNTLSQTALDIVNQFTTTQASREIKQLLRDASAAMQVRALKDYCNNYDLTSLNIKAGDIITVLEQHSDGRWKGCIHDNRTGNDRVGYFPSNMVEVIKRAGSRTAEPSPQGSPTLGQQSSTSEDIWVLRKPLAVGERSGSVGSIGSVRSSSSLQSSGNTHVLTTPAPSPHPATTPGVNTHGLNAPGLHAQAEGVKLLATVLSQSVKAKEHLLEQSQSVEQSASSSSCIVHEQRSFERKAEEDDGKKQAVVAWLGEFQLQFYTTHFLTAGYDLDTISRMTPEDLTAIGVMKPGHRKKLTSEISKLPSTDWLPNHKPANLADWLSHLGLSQYYQVLVQNGYENIDFISDISLEDLQEIGITKLGHQKKLMLGVKRLKELQRGESISEPPQSPSTPPSSPGGSTGSEPRRQVKKQRDGAPSPLAKPRPGLAHSQTPPHTPPQTPPHARTQQASPRARPRPSTQMAPADSSVPLLRLPSEEEERRRTHSLIGSESDSRYATVCRSSSTHTAAPNDVTVNRSQSSVTLRPRRKGRPPTPPKRSCSSITGVDGEGEGQVEGLLGLPTYRERRASDCGSLGSALRSQDSAGLERSEGASGSVRSLAAMLETSIVGGAKTLPRNLGGSTNYLQVSPPTLRRQAGAGGLGSEDEDVLSRRRTISGLEGLPSDQTDLLPRQPAQQRPEPRPRSTVVSSASEITDGTATLRRKPRLLPTDSETPASVTTTVVTMTTGSDTIRRRPRTSEHTESVIESNNQSDSPSSQTDSSRKNGGEPQQNGGVVLRRRPVSEVSDRMETNRESCEWMEARKSLKPPVSPKPSTVTLRKTQADPPTPTRRVPIPGPENTEPAQSPEPKRVPPPVSPKPRGPPTAPKPGKAIVASATSPAAGSPTPAPKPSSPLSAAPLPAPDTPSAPSLSPGLSLTSPSPAQSPSTPSPHPVKPPRSSIGGLSIDLLGGRELEEEEEMRREEEERRREREHKRHKEQEEEKKRAEEENLREMEGQVEEEEQEEEVQHRLEETSASLAAAVQAVEHKIKEEDAQNDSLSNKKTTVSILDDIGSMFDDLADQLDAMLD, encoded by the exons ATGGGGAAGGACCAGGAGCTGCTCCAGGCCGTGAAGACCGAGGACTTGCTGACAGCTCAGCGGCTTCTACAGAGACCTCGGCCAGGGAAAGCCA agctCCTCGGTGCAGCAAAGCGGGTAAACGTCAACATCCAGGATGCAGATGG gtTGTCACCGCTGCACCATGCTGCTCTGAGTGGTAATAAGGAGCTGatctctctgctgctggaggccCAGGCAGCAGTGGATATTAAAGACCATAAAG ggatgCGTCCTCTACATTATGCTGCATGGCAGGGGAAGACTGAACCAATGAAAATGCTGCTGAAGGCAGGCTCGTCAGTCAACGGACAGTCAGATGAAGGACAGATCCCCCTCCACCTATCAGCTCAGCATGGACACTATGATGGg tcgGAGATGTTGCTACAACACCAGTCCAACCCGTGTATCTCAGACTCAGCTGGGAAAACGCCATTGGACCTCGCCTGTGAATTTGGACGTGTCGGA gTGGTCCAGCTCCTGCTCAGCAGTAACATGTGTGCAGCCATGCTGGAACCGAAACCCTCCGACCCCAACGGAGTGTCACCTCTGCATCTCGCTGCCAAGAACGGACACATCGATGTCATACG ATTGCTGATTCAGGCCGGTATAGATATCAACAGACAGTCGGAGTCTGGCACAGCGCTACATCAGGCAGCCCTCTGTGGGAAGACAGAGGTAGTACGCCTGCTGCTGGAT AGCGGCATCAGTGCAGGAGTGAGAAACACTCTGAGTCAAACTGCCCTGGACATTGTTAACCAGTTCACTACCAcacaggccagccgagagatcAAACAACTACTGAGAG ATGCTTCTGCTGCGATGCAGGTGCGTGCACTGAAGGATTACTGCAACAACTACGACCTTACCAGCCTCAACATCAAAGCTGGAGACATTATCACG GTTTTGGAGCAGCACTCTGATGGCCGATGGAAAGGCTGTATTCACGACAACCGCACAGGAAATGACCGTGTGGGCTACTTCCCTTCCAACATGGTGGAAGTCATCAAGCGGGCAG gttCGCGGACTGCAGAGCCGAGTCCACAAGGCTCTCCAACTCTGggacagcagagcagcaccAGTGAGGATATCTGGGTGCTACGCAAACCGCTGGCAG ttggcgAGCGCAGTGGCAGTGTGGGCAGCATCGGCAGTGTTCGGTCATCAAGCAGCTTGCAGAGCTCTGGAAACACACATGTTCTGACCACCCCTGCACCCAGTCCACACCCGGCAACCACACCAGGAGTCAACACACACGGTCTTAACGCTCCAGGCCTGCACGCACAAGCTGAAGGAGTCAAG ctCCTGGCCACCGTGCTGTCCCAGTCAGTAAAAGCCAAGGAGCATCTCTTGGAGCAGTCGCAGTCTGTTGAGCAGTCAGCAA GCTCTTCCAGTTGCATAGTTCATGAACAGCGGTCGTTTGAGCGGAAGGCAGAGGAGGATGATGGAAAA AAGCAGGCAGTAGTGGCGTGGCTTGGTGAGTTTCAGCTGCAGTTCTACACCACCCACTTCCTCACCGCGGGATATGATCTAGACACCATTAGCCGCATGACCCCTGAG GACCTGACGGCAATTGGGGTCATGAAGCCTGGACATCGAAAGAAGTTAACATCAGAGATAAGCAAGCTGCCCTCCACAGACTGGCTGCCAAACCACAAGCCT gccaATCTGGCAGACTGGCTGTCTCACCTGGGTCTTAGTCAGTACTACCAGGTTCTGGTGCAGAATGGGTATGAAAACATTGACTTCATCTCTGACATCAGCCTTGAGGATCTGCAAGAGATTGGCATTACTAAACTCG GCCATCAGAAGAAGCTGATGTTGGGAGTGAAGAGACTGAAGGAGCTACAGAGAGGAGAAAGTATCTCTGAGCCTCCTCAGAGCCCCTCTACACCTCCATCTAGCCCGGGTGGCAGCACTGGCTCGGAGCCCCGGAGACAGGTGAAGAAGCAGAGGGACGGTGCCCCCAGCCCACTGGCCAAACCTCGCCCAGGTCTCGCACATTCACAGACCCCCCCACACACTCCACCACAAACTCCCCCACATGCCCGGACCCAGCAGGCCTCCCCCAGGGCTCGGCCGCGTCCCTCCACCCAGATGGCGCCAGCAGATTCGTCAGTACCGCTGCTCCGCCTGCCcagtgaggaggaagagcgACGGAGAACTCACAGTCTAATTGGCTCAGAATCAGACTCTAGATACGCCACTGTGTGCCGCAGCAGCTCCACACATACTGCCGCCCCTAATGATGTCACTGTTAACCGCAGCCAATCATCTGTCACGCTCCGTCCCCGTCGGAAAGGTCGGCCCCCAACACCACCCAAACGGTCCTGTTCTTCCATTACTGGGGttgacggagagggagagggacagGTGGAGGGGCTACTAGGGCTGCCAACCTATCGAGAGCGGCGAGCCAGTGACTGCGGCAGCCTGGGATCAGCTTTAAGATCTCAGGACTCAGCGGGCCTGGAGAGATCAGAAGGGGCTTCTGGGAGTGTTCGCAGCCTCGCCGCTATGCTGGAAACATCCATCGTGGGTGGAGCCAAAACCCTGCCGAGGAATCTGGGAGGCAGCACCAACTACCTACAG GTGAGTCCGCCTACACTTCGTCGGCAGGCAGGCGCAGGAGGTCTTGGATCTGAGGATGAGGATGTCTTAAGTCGGCGCAGGACCATCAGTGGACTAGAAGGCCTCCCTAGTGATCAGACTGACCTGTTACCTCGGCAACCAGCCCAGCAACGTCCGGAGCCACGGCCCCGCTCCACCGTAGTCTCCTCAGCATCAGAGATCACAGACGGCACAGCGACGCTCCGAAGGAAGCCACGTCTTCTGCCAACAGACTCTGAAACACCTGCATCTGTGACTACCACTGTCGTTACCATGACAACCGGCTCTGACACCATACGCAGGAGACCACGCACGTCTGAGCATACAGAAAGTGTCATTGAAAGCAATAACCAATCAGACTCTCCCAGCAGTCAAACAGATAGTAGCCGGAAAAACGGAGGCGAACCGCAGCAGAACGGCGGCGTGGTCCTGAGGCGGAGGCCCGTGTCTGAGGTCTCTGATAGGATGGAGACCAACAGAGAGAGCTGTGAGTGGATGGAGGCTAGGAAGTCTCTGAAGCCGCCAGTCTCACCCAAACCATCCACAGTCACCCTGAGGAAGACACAAGCTGACCCCCCAACCCCGACTCGCAGGGTCCCCATACCCGGGCCTGAAAATACTGAGCCGGCACAGAGCCCTg AGCCGAAACGTgtccctcctcctgtctcccCGAAACCTCGTGGGCCTCCAACAGCACCAAAACCAGGCAAAGCAATAGTAGCTTCAGCTACCAGCCCAGCTGCAGGCAGCCCCACCCCGGCCCCTAAACCCTCCTCTCCGCTCTCTGCCGCCCCTCTTCCAGCTCCTGACACCCCTtctgctccctccctctctccggGACTCTCTCTTACTTCCCCTTCTCCGGCCCAGAGTCCCTCCACCCCCTCTCCACACCCTGTCAAACCTCCCCGCTCCTCCATCGGCGGTCTCTCCATCGACCTGCTGGGAGGACGGGAgttggaggaggaagaggaaatgaggagagaggaagaggagaggaggagagagagggagcacaAGAGGCacaaggagcaggaggaggagaagaagagagcagaggaagagaatCTGAGAGAAATGGAGGGTCaagtagaggaagaagagcaggaggaggaggtgcagcaTCGTTTGGAGGAGACCAGTGCCTCCTTGGCTGCAGCTGTGCAGGCCGTAGAACATAAAATCAAAGAGGAGGACGCACAAAATGA